ATACCCAGTTTTTTTCTCGCTTCGGTTTTATTTGTTTCGTAAAACTCTTTTCGAACGGGATTTCCCGTGTAATGAACTCTTTTTTTTCTTACAAAAAATTTCTCAGAGGCTTCAAACCCAGTCATTATTTCCGAAACAATCAGTCCAAGCAATTTATTCGTCACTCCAGGATATGCATTTTGCTCATGAACACAAGTTTTAATACCCTTTAGCGAAGCCATAAACACCATTGGTCCTGACACATACCCGCCTGTTCCTATGACAAGTTCAGGTTTGAATTTCTTGAGTATATCCTTGCATTGAACGAATCCCTTGAAAATAGTTAAAACAACCTTTACATTTTTCAGAATGCTTCTTCTGTTCAATCCAGCTGCTTCGATTATTTCCAATCTATAACCGGCCTCCGGGACCACCCTGCTCTCAAGGCCTTTCTCGGTTCCAACAAAAATTATTTCTGCATCCGGCTTTCTTCTTTTTATTTCATCAGCAATCGAAAGAGCCGGATACACATGGCCTCCGGTTCCACCTCCTGTAATAATTATCTTCATTGTGCCACCCTCATTCCCTGTTTGGAAATATTCATTAGTATACCCATTTCAGTCATAAGTATAATCATGGAACTCCCTCCATAGCTTATAAATGGAAGCGGAATACCTGTAACCGGCATTGACGATGTCGCCACTGCAATATTAATCATCACTTGAAAGGCTATCATTGACACGATGCCTGTCGCTAGAAGCGTCCCGAAAAGATCCGGTGCATTTTGCGCAATTTTTACACCCTTCCATATCAATGCCATATAAAGACCCATTACTATAAGGCACCCTATTAAGCCCAACTCTTCACCTATAGTCGCAAAAATGAAATCATTCTGCGGTTCAGGTATGTACAGCTTGTTTTGCATGCCCTTCCCGAGCCCCACACCAAACAATCCGCCGGATCCAAGTGCATAAAGCGATTGAATAACTTGGTATCCACTATCCGCGGCATCTGCGAAAGGATCTCTGAAACTCAAAAACCTTAGATATCTATAGGGACTGCTTTTTATAAAGTAAAACCCCAAAGCAATACCCGCAGCTATAATACCAAGCAAATATCTCCACCACATGCCAGCAACAAAAAGCATTGCAAAAGCAATCAGAATCATTATGACTGAGGTCGACATGTTTGGCTGTTTAATGATAAGTGCCGAATAAAGTACCGCCATTGCTAGATATGGTAGGTTTCCCTTAAAAAACTTGTTTATTTTATTATTGTTTTTTGACAAGCTATATGCCAAAAAAACAATCAGGCATAGCTTCGCAACTTCCGAAGGCTGAAAACGAAATCCCCCTAATTCAAGCCATCTTCTTGCATGGTTTATCTCAACTCCAAATGATGTGAGAACCAATATAAGCAAGGCCAAGCCGATTAAATATGCAACAGGTGAAATTTTTTCAATAACATGATAATCAATCATAACAAATACAAACATTATGGCAAGTCCAAGGAACACCCATATTACATCCTTTATCAAGAAATAGTATATGTTTCCCATTTTATCCAGTGCATAGTAATAACTCGAACTGAATACCATTATTACCCCTATGCTTACCAATATTAAAATCAGGCTCAACAGATACACATCAATTTTGTTTTTTGATTTCATATATCAATCCCTCAATTCTTTCACTCTGTCCTTGAAATCCTTTCCCCTATATTCATAGCTTTTGTACATGTCCCAACTTGCACACGCAGGAGAAAGCAAAACACAATCGCCCTTTTCCGCAACCGCATTAGCCCTTCTAACAGCCGACTCCATATCCTCGACTCTAAATATGTCGTGAAATCCATTTTCCGCAGCAGCTGCAATTATTTTTTCCTTCGTTTCACCCAATACTATCATTTCCTTAACTTTCATATTGAAGGATTCAATTAACATAGAAAAATCGCTTCCCTTATCCATTCCTCCCGCAATTAAAACGATTGGTCCATCGAAGGCTTCAATCGCCTTTATGGACGCATCCGGATTTGTTCCCTTTGAATCATTGTAATACTTGACTCCTCTTATCTCCTCAACAAACTCTATGCGGTGCTCTACGCCCTCGAACGTCATAAGACTTTCCCTAATTGTTTTCATAGCTATACCATGGCAATCCGCAATCGCCGCAGCCGCCAGGGCATTTTCTAAATTATGCCTTCCGGGTATGAATATCTCGTCTGTCCTGCATACGGTTTTTTTTAATCCAAAACGATTTATGCATATCTCTCCGTTTGAAACATAAACACCATTTTCCAATTCCTCGGATGTGGAAAAAAAGATAATTTCCAAGCCTTTAACTTCAATATTCTTCCCAATTCTTCTAGTGATATCATTGTCGTAATTAAGTATAATTTGTCCATCTATCATATTCATGAAAATACGCTTCTTGGCAGCTATGTATGCATCCATGCTTCCGTGACGGTTCAAATGGTCGGGCGTAATATTCAATATGGCTGCGGTCGCAGGCTTATAGCTCTTTATGGATTCAAGCTGAAAGCTACTGACTTCTGTTATTAAATAGCTTTCTTCATTCGTCAAGTCCGATACGATTATCGCCGGGATCCCTATATTGCCCAAAACGTGAACATCCTTACCGGCTTTTTTAAAAATTTCTCCCGTCAACGCCGTTGTAGTAGTCTTTCCGTTTGTTCCAGTTATCGCTATTACCTTGCCGCGCGAAACGGCTCCTGCCAATTCCAATTCTCCAATTACCTCAACTCCACTGGCTATAGCTTCTTTTATAAAAGGCAACTCGGTCGATACGCCGGGGCTTAAGACAATCAAATCGAAGCCTTCTGCAGATTCGGGATTCCCGCCCGTCTCAACTTTAACATCAATGTTCTCAAGATAATCGACGGCTTCCTTTAGCTCACTTTCTTCTTTTGAATCGAATATAGAAACCTTCGCCTCGTGATGCAAAAGATATTTTGCCGCCTCCAAACCGGAAAGAGCCATACCAACAACCATGACACGTTTGTCTTTAAGTTTCATATTATTGCTCCTTTGCTTAGAATCCATCCGGATACCAGCACTGCCCAAACTGTTACTGCAGTAAATACAACTACCACCTTTCTTTCCGACCATCCTACAAGCTCAAAGTGGTGGTGGATTGGGCTCATGCGAAAAACCCTCTTCTTTCTCGTTTTAAAGCTTATTACCTGGATAATGACTGACAATGATTCCATGAAATATATGAATCCGTAAAGAAGAAGCATCAATTCTATCCTTAGCAATATGGCTGCAATTCCTACATATGCTCCTAAAGCCAGCGATCCGGTATCTCCCATAAAAACCTTCGCAGGTTTTTTATTAAAAAATAAGAAACCCAACAGGGACGCAACGAAAAATACTATTACCTGAGTAAACCCGTCCATCCCAATTTGCTCTCCATAAAAAAGAAACAGCAAAGAAACGATGATTGTAACGCTTGTAGCCAACCCGTCCAAACCATCCGTTAGGTTAACGCTGTTGACTGTTGCCAGGATAAATACCATCAAAAATGGTACCTTCAACCATCCCATGTCTATAGAAGCTCCAACCGAATGCACCAGCAGTCTATTGTCGGTCAAACCGCTTTTGTACAGCCAAAACACTACAAACGCAGCAACAACCGATTGCATTGCAAGCTTCTGATAGGCCCTTAAACCGAGATTTCTCTTTTTTACAACCTTTAAGTAGTCATCTATAAATCCTATCAACGCAAATAATATATAACCGGAGATAAGTATCTTAAGTCCCGCGTTTTCTGTCTCCCCAAATACGAAATAGGCCAATACCACGGGACAAATGAATATCAGTCCCCCAATGGTAGGTGTTCCGCTTTTCATAAGATGTGAAGAGGGACCATCCTCCCTTATGGATTGGCCTACTTTTATTTTTTTTAAGTACGGAATCATTATTTGCCCTGCTATAATCGTAGCTAACAGCGTTATTAAAAATTGAACAAAAATACTATGCATGTTTTAATATCTCCTTGTACACTTCATTCATCCTTGTGCTGTGCGAACCCTTGAACAATATTGCATCTCCCGGTTTCATTGTTTCCTTCAGCCCCTTCACCAATGAATCATTGTTTTCAAAAACATGGACTTTATTTCGCTCAAATCCATTCATTACAGCACCTTTTTCATAGTCCCCGGCATAGATACCGGTCACCATTATGATATCGATTCCCTCATCGACCGCCTTCATTCCCACTTCCATATGCATCTTTTTCGCATAGCTTCCCAATTCGAGCATGTCTCCAAAAACTGCTATTTTTCTTCCACTCAGGTTTGAAAAAGATTCCAACGAAGCAATCATCGATGAAGGATTGGCATTATAGGTATCATTCACCAAGATCATTCCTCCAACCTCCATTGTTGCTCCTCGCAAATCATTGCCTTCAT
This genomic interval from Peptostreptococcaceae bacterium contains the following:
- the murG gene encoding undecaprenyldiphospho-muramoylpentapeptide beta-N-acetylglucosaminyltransferase; translation: MKIIITGGGTGGHVYPALSIADEIKRRKPDAEIIFVGTEKGLESRVVPEAGYRLEIIEAAGLNRRSILKNVKVVLTIFKGFVQCKDILKKFKPELVIGTGGYVSGPMVFMASLKGIKTCVHEQNAYPGVTNKLLGLIVSEIMTGFEASEKFFVRKKRVHYTGNPVRKEFYETNKTEARKKLGIPHEQFRVLSMGGSGGACVLNGMIKESMESLKGKKIHFTHITGKRYYEEFIKDFDCEDDSMVIHPYISDMAVHMAASDIVISRAGAITVAEILKLGKPSLLIPSPNVTGNHQFHNASALKESGCAVLMEEKNLTGKNLAETILQLYEERDRIRSMEKCAGFYKKSDATKSIVDRMM
- the ftsW gene encoding putative lipid II flippase FtsW, encoding MKSKNKIDVYLLSLILILVSIGVIMVFSSSYYYALDKMGNIYYFLIKDVIWVFLGLAIMFVFVMIDYHVIEKISPVAYLIGLALLILVLTSFGVEINHARRWLELGGFRFQPSEVAKLCLIVFLAYSLSKNNNKINKFFKGNLPYLAMAVLYSALIIKQPNMSTSVIMILIAFAMLFVAGMWWRYLLGIIAAGIALGFYFIKSSPYRYLRFLSFRDPFADAADSGYQVIQSLYALGSGGLFGVGLGKGMQNKLYIPEPQNDFIFATIGEELGLIGCLIVMGLYMALIWKGVKIAQNAPDLFGTLLATGIVSMIAFQVMINIAVATSSMPVTGIPLPFISYGGSSMIILMTEMGILMNISKQGMRVAQ
- a CDS encoding UDP-N-acetylmuramoyl-L-alanine--D-glutamate ligase: MKLKDKRVMVVGMALSGLEAAKYLLHHEAKVSIFDSKEESELKEAVDYLENIDVKVETGGNPESAEGFDLIVLSPGVSTELPFIKEAIASGVEVIGELELAGAVSRGKVIAITGTNGKTTTTALTGEIFKKAGKDVHVLGNIGIPAIIVSDLTNEESYLITEVSSFQLESIKSYKPATAAILNITPDHLNRHGSMDAYIAAKKRIFMNMIDGQIILNYDNDITRRIGKNIEVKGLEIIFFSTSEELENGVYVSNGEICINRFGLKKTVCRTDEIFIPGRHNLENALAAAAIADCHGIAMKTIRESLMTFEGVEHRIEFVEEIRGVKYYNDSKGTNPDASIKAIEAFDGPIVLIAGGMDKGSDFSMLIESFNMKVKEMIVLGETKEKIIAAAAENGFHDIFRVEDMESAVRRANAVAEKGDCVLLSPACASWDMYKSYEYRGKDFKDRVKELRD
- a CDS encoding phospho-N-acetylmuramoyl-pentapeptide-transferase yields the protein MHSIFVQFLITLLATIIAGQIMIPYLKKIKVGQSIREDGPSSHLMKSGTPTIGGLIFICPVVLAYFVFGETENAGLKILISGYILFALIGFIDDYLKVVKKRNLGLRAYQKLAMQSVVAAFVVFWLYKSGLTDNRLLVHSVGASIDMGWLKVPFLMVFILATVNSVNLTDGLDGLATSVTIIVSLLFLFYGEQIGMDGFTQVIVFFVASLLGFLFFNKKPAKVFMGDTGSLALGAYVGIAAILLRIELMLLLYGFIYFMESLSVIIQVISFKTRKKRVFRMSPIHHHFELVGWSERKVVVVFTAVTVWAVLVSGWILSKGAII